GCGGGTGTTCCCGTCGTCATCACGCCAACCGAGCCGGGAAGAACATCAACTGCAGCTGGCTCACCAGGAGATTGGCGATGAAGATGCAGAAGACGCTGAGGACGACGGATGCGTTGACCGCGTTCGCGACACCGGTGGGACCGCCCTTGGCCTCGAGTCCGCGCAGACCGGCGATCAACACGACGATGGCCGCGAAGATGACGGACTTGAGGACGGAGAAGGCCAGATCGGTGGGGGTGGCGAAGGCACCGAACGACTGCCAGAAGCTTCCCGGCACGACGTCGTTGACGTTCGCCGAGATCGTCAGGCCTGCAGCTACACCCGCGGCGATGATGATGATGCACAGCATCGGTGCGATGGCGATCATGGCGAGGAAGCGTGGCATCACCAGGCGCTGGACGGGGTCGATGCCCATCACGCGGATCGCCTCGATCTCCTCGCGGATGGCCCGCGCACCGAGGTCGGAGGCGATGGCGGAAGCGGCAGCGCCGCTCATGAGCAGGCCGGCGGCCATCGGCGCGCCCTGCCCGACGACACCGAGGCCGCTGGCCGCGCCGGCGAGCGAGTTGGCACCGACCTGATTCATGATGCCGCCCACCTGGACCGACACCTCGGCGCCGATCGGGACGGCCATGAGCAGCGCGGGCAGCGCGGTGACCTTGAGCAGGATCCACATCTGCTCGATCACCTCCCGCAGCGGCAGTCGCAGGGCGATCGCATCGGTGACGGCGTAGCGGACGACGTTGCCACCGAGCCGGGCGGAGCGTCCGATGGTGGCCAGCGAGGCCGCGGGTTTCTCCACCAGATAGCGCCGGACGACTGCCGGCACGGCCATTTTGCGGCGGAACGGTGCCGGCTGTCCTCCCGAGGGAATCGAAGCGTCCGGGGAGGCGAGCATCGCCTCTGCGGTCATCGCGCGATCACCTCACGATACCGAGGCATGCGCCTGCAACTGCGAGTTCTCACTCGTCTGAACCTTTCTGGTCGTCCCGTGCCGGCGGATACCCGAGGGCTCCGAAAATGTGCGTCGCCGGCCGCGTGTGGTCTTCGGTGCTACTGCGACACAACCGGAATCAGCTCGGTGGGGGTATCCGATCCGGCGTAGCCGTGGTCGGTCCGCGGTTCCACGAACTGGCCGAGGTCTTCGAGGATGGCCTGCTGAGCCTTCTCGGGCAGGGTGTGCAGGATCGAGCGCACCCGCTCCTGACGCCGCCACA
This region of Rhodococcus sp. Z13 genomic DNA includes:
- a CDS encoding ABC transporter permease; the encoded protein is MAVPAVVRRYLVEKPAASLATIGRSARLGGNVVRYAVTDAIALRLPLREVIEQMWILLKVTALPALLMAVPIGAEVSVQVGGIMNQVGANSLAGAASGLGVVGQGAPMAAGLLMSGAAASAIASDLGARAIREEIEAIRVMGIDPVQRLVMPRFLAMIAIAPMLCIIIIAAGVAAGLTISANVNDVVPGSFWQSFGAFATPTDLAFSVLKSVIFAAIVVLIAGLRGLEAKGGPTGVANAVNASVVLSVFCIFIANLLVSQLQLMFFPARLA